Proteins from a genomic interval of Pseudodesulfovibrio nedwellii:
- a CDS encoding sensor histidine kinase — protein sequence MIDNIPSPVFYKDMEGKYLGCNKAFRVMLGLETSEIVGKTVFDLAPRELARVYKKADDELFAVGGEQRYETQLKSADGTLHEVFFTKSLFQDAAGNTAGLLGVMLDITDRKRVEEALRLAHDELEQRVEERTAELAATNLFLEREIKERIKAEKESRAKSDFLNSVINSINHGLVVIDIEDYTVKLANSAASEGRLVEDVCCHKLLHDSDMPCGENICPVHVVKKTKKPAVVQHDHINPDGSVSYVEIHAYPVFDEDGKLIQIIENIMDITSRKRAEQAMLEAKEMAETTSRLMSEFLDMVSHELRTPMTSVQGFAKLIDKTVGNHFEPLAEGDVRLAKQVGRIRGNLGIIISESDRLTELINDHLDLSKLESGRVEWRNEKILPQELVERARAATHSLFHDDAVDLMVEVEKGLPQFNGDSDRLLQVLINLISNAVKFTPEGDVTCGVTRRDNGLLFCVADTGIGVPEDQHELIFSKFSQLQTRKSGKPSGTGLGLPISREIISHHGGEIWVESQPGHGSRFCFSVPIK from the coding sequence TTGATCGATAATATTCCGAGTCCGGTTTTTTATAAAGACATGGAGGGCAAATATCTTGGGTGCAACAAGGCTTTTCGTGTCATGCTTGGACTTGAAACGAGTGAAATCGTGGGCAAGACCGTCTTTGATTTGGCTCCGAGAGAATTGGCAAGAGTATATAAAAAAGCGGACGACGAACTTTTCGCTGTAGGCGGTGAACAGCGGTATGAAACACAGTTGAAGTCTGCTGATGGGACGTTACATGAAGTGTTTTTTACGAAATCTTTGTTTCAGGATGCAGCGGGAAATACAGCTGGATTGCTCGGTGTCATGCTCGATATTACTGATCGTAAGAGAGTCGAAGAGGCGTTGAGACTGGCGCATGATGAATTGGAGCAGCGGGTTGAAGAGCGGACTGCCGAGTTAGCGGCAACCAATCTTTTTTTAGAGCGTGAAATTAAGGAACGTATAAAGGCGGAAAAGGAAAGTCGTGCCAAGAGCGATTTCCTTAATTCAGTCATTAATTCCATCAATCATGGGCTCGTCGTTATTGATATTGAGGACTATACCGTCAAGCTTGCCAACTCCGCGGCCTCTGAAGGACGCTTGGTGGAAGATGTCTGTTGTCATAAGCTTTTGCATGACAGTGACATGCCGTGTGGAGAGAATATTTGTCCGGTGCATGTCGTCAAGAAAACGAAAAAACCTGCGGTTGTACAGCATGATCATATCAACCCTGATGGCTCTGTGTCGTATGTGGAAATCCACGCTTATCCTGTGTTCGATGAAGACGGGAAGTTGATTCAGATTATTGAAAATATCATGGATATAACATCGCGCAAGCGAGCTGAGCAGGCCATGCTTGAAGCCAAGGAGATGGCGGAAACCACGAGCCGTCTCATGTCCGAATTTCTCGATATGGTATCGCATGAATTGCGGACTCCAATGACATCAGTGCAGGGATTTGCCAAGCTTATTGACAAGACTGTCGGAAACCATTTTGAACCGCTGGCAGAAGGTGATGTACGGTTGGCGAAGCAGGTCGGGCGAATTAGAGGTAACCTCGGTATCATTATATCTGAAAGTGATCGTTTGACGGAACTTATCAACGATCATCTTGATTTGTCGAAGTTGGAGTCTGGGCGGGTCGAATGGCGTAACGAGAAGATTCTTCCGCAGGAATTGGTTGAGCGGGCGCGGGCGGCGACACATTCACTTTTTCATGATGACGCAGTTGATTTGATGGTTGAAGTGGAGAAAGGTCTACCTCAATTCAATGGGGATTCTGACAGATTACTCCAAGTGTTGATAAATCTTATCTCCAATGCCGTGAAGTTTACTCCTGAAGGTGATGTTACCTGTGGCGTGACGAGGCGGGATAATGGTCTTCTGTTTTGTGTTGCTGACACCGGAATAGGTGTTCCTGAAGATCAGCATGAGCTCATTTTCAGCAAGTTTAGCCAATTGCAGACTCGGAAGAGCGGCAAACCCTCTGGTACAGGCCTTGGCCTGCCTATTTCGCGTGAAATCATCAGTCATCACGGTGGTGAAATCTGGGTTGAAAGCCAGCCTGGACATGGAAGTCGGTTCTGTTTTTCAGTCCCCATCAAATAG
- a CDS encoding ribonucleoside triphosphate reductase has translation MPIQIQKRDGCIETWSTKRIGDAIFKALKGSGIKDPLLASRLAGKVEKKLDGVDVPEQEQVQDTVQQVLMEARLYKVAERYIIYREKRRELRTQNEAYLDISGVTESYLDNVDWRVSENSNMVHSYQGLILHMAGAVQARYMLEKYPEEVRMAHTHGYFHIHDLSFGLAGYCSGWSLRDLLLEGFNLRDRCSSTPAKHFDAACGQIVNFLGTLQNEWAGAQAFNNVDTYLAPFIRYDGLDYETVKQQIQKLLHNLNATSRWGGQSPFTNFTFDFVPPSHIANEAIIIGGQLQDSTYGEYAEEMAMINRAFLEVMLEGDADGRIFSFPIPTYNVTKDFPWESKEGKLLLQMTAKYGAPYFQNFINSDLNPEDVRSMCCRLQMDLREIRKKTGGLFGAGDLTGSIGVVTLNLAKLAYLAHNEEDFFDLVNEYAHLASESLEFKRKVVEKNLNAGMFPFSRRYLKNGFKGHFSTIGLIGGHEACVNLLGKGVDTESGSRLMQRTLNQLRDLVVKFQEETGNLYNLEATPGEGTCYRLAKIDKELYSDIYTSGGDTPYYTNSTLLPVGSSSDVFFALEHQDKLQTLYNGGTVFHTFLGEAAPDEESVKNFLIKAMTKTKIPYISVTPTFSVCEDHGYIYGEHFECPTCNKETEVYTRVVGYYRPVGRWNKGKQEEYKERLEYSQKTFCKTA, from the coding sequence ATGCCAATTCAGATTCAAAAACGTGATGGTTGTATCGAAACATGGTCAACCAAACGCATCGGTGACGCCATTTTCAAAGCACTTAAAGGAAGCGGCATCAAAGACCCGCTGCTCGCCAGCCGACTGGCTGGAAAAGTAGAAAAAAAGCTCGACGGCGTTGATGTTCCAGAACAGGAACAGGTGCAGGATACTGTACAGCAGGTGCTCATGGAAGCCCGCCTGTACAAGGTCGCTGAACGCTACATCATATACAGAGAAAAACGCAGGGAACTGCGCACACAGAACGAGGCCTATCTGGACATCTCCGGTGTCACGGAAAGCTACCTCGACAACGTGGACTGGCGTGTGAGTGAAAACTCCAACATGGTCCACTCCTATCAGGGACTCATTCTGCACATGGCTGGCGCGGTTCAAGCGCGGTACATGCTGGAAAAATACCCTGAAGAAGTCCGCATGGCCCACACTCACGGCTACTTCCACATCCATGACCTTTCCTTTGGTCTGGCCGGTTACTGCTCAGGATGGAGCCTGCGCGACCTGTTGCTGGAAGGCTTCAACCTGCGCGACCGTTGTTCATCCACACCGGCCAAGCACTTTGATGCAGCCTGCGGACAAATCGTCAACTTCCTCGGCACTCTCCAGAACGAATGGGCCGGAGCACAGGCGTTCAACAACGTGGACACCTACCTCGCCCCGTTCATCCGCTACGACGGACTGGACTACGAGACCGTGAAGCAGCAGATCCAGAAATTGCTGCACAACCTGAACGCCACGTCCCGCTGGGGCGGTCAAAGCCCGTTCACCAACTTTACCTTCGACTTCGTCCCGCCGTCCCACATTGCCAACGAGGCAATCATCATCGGTGGCCAGTTGCAGGATTCCACCTACGGCGAATACGCCGAGGAAATGGCCATGATCAACAGGGCCTTCCTCGAAGTCATGCTCGAAGGCGATGCCGATGGCCGCATCTTCTCCTTCCCCATCCCCACGTACAACGTGACCAAGGACTTCCCCTGGGAATCCAAGGAAGGCAAACTGCTCCTTCAGATGACCGCCAAATACGGCGCGCCCTACTTCCAGAACTTCATCAACTCCGACCTCAACCCGGAAGATGTTCGTTCCATGTGCTGTCGTCTGCAGATGGATCTGCGTGAAATCCGCAAAAAAACCGGCGGCCTGTTCGGTGCTGGTGATCTGACCGGCTCCATCGGCGTTGTCACCTTAAACTTGGCAAAACTCGCTTATCTGGCACACAACGAAGAAGACTTCTTTGACCTCGTCAACGAATATGCACATCTCGCCAGCGAATCTCTGGAATTCAAGCGCAAGGTCGTGGAAAAGAACCTGAACGCCGGAATGTTCCCATTCTCTCGCCGCTACCTGAAAAACGGTTTCAAGGGTCACTTCTCGACCATCGGTCTTATCGGCGGTCATGAGGCATGCGTAAATCTGCTCGGCAAAGGTGTGGACACCGAGTCCGGCTCCCGTCTGATGCAGCGCACCCTCAATCAATTGCGCGACCTGGTCGTCAAGTTCCAGGAAGAAACCGGCAACCTGTACAACCTTGAAGCGACACCCGGCGAAGGCACCTGCTACCGTCTGGCCAAGATCGACAAGGAACTGTACTCCGATATCTACACCTCTGGTGGCGATACCCCCTACTACACCAACTCCACGTTGCTGCCAGTGGGTTCCAGCTCAGACGTATTCTTCGCCCTTGAGCATCAGGATAAATTGCAAACCCTGTACAATGGTGGCACGGTCTTCCATACCTTCCTTGGTGAAGCCGCTCCCGACGAAGAGAGTGTCAAAAACTTCCTGATCAAGGCCATGACCAAAACCAAGATTCCATACATCTCGGTTACACCCACCTTCTCGGTCTGCGAAGATCACGGGTACATTTACGGTGAGCATTTCGAATGCCCCACTTGCAACAAGGAAACCGAAGTTTACACCCGTGTGGTCGGTTACTACCGCCCTGTTGGTCGCTGGAACAAGGGCAAGCAGGAAGAATACAAGGAACGCCTCGAATATTCGCAGAAAACCTTCTGCAAAACCGCCTAG
- a CDS encoding RHS repeat domain-containing protein yields the protein MQPPYNYRLKYDKEGRIVEKDEHVAGNTGVWTYSYDTEGHLLKAYLDGRLISQCHYDKQGRRIRDYFPATVGPNYRDYQYTSDNRLMLAGGNQYSHDEKGFRSIWSNKGTYTLYTYSPDYRLLKTEIENQNQTFTYRHDKNGQRTGKLLNGQLVEAYAWLDFMRLAGFHDGKHEYELAYEDKKRTPYAMRRDDGMITYLFFDQIGNLRVVADPEGNVIKNLLYDPFGGIIEDTNPNLRIPIGFAGGLHDRDLGFVRFGWRDYDVNTGRWTAPDPIGDKGGDPDWYGYCLDDPVNNLDTTGLNPLLAWSQYIPAVNSIGKWVAEDVMTGGPGVLDALEKGVKKIPEAGKWYIDTVDSNLEKIQKGKNKKY from the coding sequence GTGCAGCCCCCCTACAACTATCGACTCAAATATGACAAAGAAGGTCGCATTGTCGAAAAAGACGAACATGTGGCCGGCAACACCGGCGTCTGGACGTACTCGTATGACACCGAAGGCCATCTTCTCAAAGCTTACTTGGACGGCAGGCTTATCAGCCAGTGCCATTACGATAAACAAGGTCGCCGCATTCGGGATTATTTCCCCGCCACAGTTGGCCCGAATTACCGAGACTACCAGTATACTTCCGACAACCGGCTCATGCTTGCCGGGGGAAACCAATACTCCCACGACGAAAAGGGATTCCGATCCATCTGGTCAAATAAGGGCACATACACACTGTATACCTATTCGCCTGACTATCGATTGCTTAAAACTGAAATCGAAAACCAAAATCAGACCTTCACGTATCGTCATGATAAAAATGGACAGCGAACCGGCAAACTCCTCAATGGCCAATTAGTGGAAGCATACGCATGGCTCGACTTCATGCGTCTTGCCGGTTTTCACGATGGAAAACACGAATATGAATTGGCCTATGAAGACAAAAAACGCACCCCATATGCCATGCGTAGAGACGATGGAATGATTACCTACCTCTTCTTCGATCAGATAGGCAATTTACGCGTTGTTGCCGACCCGGAAGGCAATGTGATAAAGAATCTCTTGTACGACCCATTTGGCGGCATCATCGAAGACACCAATCCAAATCTTCGAATTCCCATAGGCTTTGCCGGAGGACTGCACGACCGAGACCTCGGTTTTGTCCGATTCGGCTGGCGGGACTACGATGTAAACACCGGCCGATGGACTGCGCCCGACCCCATAGGCGACAAGGGCGGCGATCCCGACTGGTATGGGTATTGTCTGGATGATCCGGTGAACAACCTAGATACAACCGGACTGAACCCGTTACTGGCATGGTCACAGTACATACCGGCAGTTAATTCAATCGGCAAATGGGTTGCCGAAGACGTTATGACAGGCGGGCCAGGAGTACTGGATGCCTTGGAAAAGGGCGTTAAAAAGATACCAGAGGCGGGGAAATGGTATATTGATACCGTCGACTCAAATCTAGAAAAAATACAAAAAGGGAAAAATAAGAAATATTAA
- a CDS encoding SulP family inorganic anion transporter, with translation METSHSFVAKSEGSAQADIFSGLTVALALVPEAVAFSFVAGVSPMVGLYGAFMMCLITAVLGGRPGMISGATGAMAVVMVNLVLEGNALGGAGSHAGLQYLFFTLLMVGIFQILAGVFRLGKFIRMVPRSVMMGFVNGLAIVIFLSQLKMFQTGGEWLQGEPLWIMAGLVALTMAILYAVPKVYKKAPGALIAIISVSLLVIFNHIDTQTVLSFIQANGGSGIKAGLPTFAIPTVPFTWETLVFVVPYALILAAIGLIESLMTLSLIDELTETRGSGNRECMAQGVANFVNGMFGGMGGCAMIGQSIINITSGGRGRLSGIVAAGALLFFILFTSQYIEQIPIAALVGVMFIVVIKTFAWSTFNIMNKIPKWDVLVIVLVTVLTVKYDLAIAVICGVIISALIFAWKNALRIRARKMVDEHGIKHYQIYGPLFFASTALFLSKFDVINDPDEVIIDFQESRIMDQSAIEAINKIAALYHRAGKSVHLWHLSADCIRLIKRAEKICVVNVLEDPDYFVGIDDYRQYQENLEFESL, from the coding sequence GTGGAAACAAGCCACTCTTTTGTCGCAAAATCGGAAGGCAGTGCCCAAGCCGATATTTTTTCCGGGCTGACCGTAGCTCTGGCCCTTGTCCCCGAAGCCGTTGCTTTTTCGTTTGTCGCTGGCGTGTCACCCATGGTCGGTCTGTATGGCGCATTCATGATGTGTTTGATTACCGCCGTGCTCGGTGGGCGTCCGGGCATGATTTCCGGTGCTACAGGCGCTATGGCCGTTGTCATGGTCAATCTTGTGCTTGAAGGTAACGCCCTTGGCGGAGCCGGTTCACATGCCGGCCTTCAGTATCTTTTCTTCACGTTGCTGATGGTCGGGATCTTTCAGATTCTCGCGGGTGTCTTTCGTCTCGGCAAATTTATTCGCATGGTGCCGCGATCCGTCATGATGGGTTTTGTTAACGGACTGGCGATCGTTATCTTTTTGTCTCAGTTGAAGATGTTCCAAACCGGTGGCGAGTGGTTGCAGGGTGAGCCTCTGTGGATCATGGCCGGCCTCGTGGCTTTGACCATGGCAATTTTGTATGCCGTTCCTAAAGTTTACAAGAAGGCCCCTGGTGCGCTCATCGCCATTATTTCCGTTTCGCTGTTGGTTATCTTCAACCATATCGACACCCAGACCGTGCTTTCTTTTATCCAAGCTAATGGCGGTTCCGGCATCAAGGCAGGACTGCCGACATTTGCCATTCCGACCGTGCCCTTCACATGGGAAACCCTTGTGTTCGTCGTTCCCTATGCGCTCATTTTGGCGGCTATCGGGCTGATCGAGTCACTGATGACTCTGTCGCTTATCGATGAGTTGACTGAGACTCGCGGGTCCGGCAACCGGGAGTGCATGGCGCAGGGAGTCGCCAACTTCGTCAATGGAATGTTCGGAGGGATGGGAGGTTGTGCCATGATCGGGCAGAGCATCATCAATATCACCTCGGGCGGGCGAGGGCGTCTGTCCGGTATTGTTGCGGCAGGTGCATTGCTGTTCTTCATTCTGTTCACGTCACAATATATAGAACAGATTCCCATTGCCGCTTTGGTCGGCGTGATGTTCATCGTGGTCATCAAGACCTTTGCATGGAGCACGTTCAACATCATGAACAAGATTCCCAAATGGGACGTACTGGTTATCGTGTTGGTGACTGTACTGACTGTGAAGTACGATTTGGCCATCGCGGTTATTTGTGGTGTCATTATTTCGGCCCTGATTTTTGCTTGGAAGAACGCTCTGCGAATTCGCGCTCGGAAAATGGTGGATGAACACGGAATCAAGCATTATCAGATTTACGGTCCGCTGTTTTTCGCCTCTACCGCGCTTTTTCTGAGCAAGTTTGACGTGATCAACGACCCGGATGAAGTCATCATCGACTTTCAGGAATCCCGGATCATGGATCAATCAGCCATCGAAGCCATTAATAAGATTGCCGCGTTGTATCATCGTGCAGGCAAGTCCGTTCATCTTTGGCATCTCAGTGCCGATTGTATTCGTCTCATCAAGCGGGCTGAAAAAATCTGCGTTGTGAATGTGCTGGAAGATCCGGACTATTTTGTCGGCATAGATGATTACCGGCAATATCAGGAAAATCTTGAATTTGAATCGTTGTAA